DNA from Gracilinanus agilis isolate LMUSP501 chromosome 3, AgileGrace, whole genome shotgun sequence:
GACTAGCAGGGCAGCCTACAAAGTCCCGTTAGAGTCAGGCGGTGGGAGCATTCGAAGGCCAGGGTTCGTACCTGACCCCAGGAGCACTGGGGAGCCACAGACGGTTGTGGAACTTTGGCCACGATCCGGAGGGAGAGTGGGGAAGGCGGAGTCTCGAGGCGGGGAGGAGGCCAGCGAGGAGGCTCCTGCCATGGTCCAAGCGAGAGATGGGGCCGAGGGCAGCCAATTCAAGAGACGTATTCATGGTGAGCCTTCCCGCCCCATGTGTTAAATGGCGAGCTCGTCTATGTGACCCAAAGCTCGAAGGGACCGACCGAGGCAGGATAAGGAAGACTGTGGCCGACGTCCACGAAGATGAAATTCAGTAGGGAGGAAGGTTGTCTTCATCATCCCTCGGCTTCCCAAGAACAAGATGAGGGAAGCCTGGCCGAGCGCGGCCCGAGGGCTGCCGCAGCAGGGTGGGCGCCCACGGCAGGCACCCCGTGTCTCTCTCCTGTGCAGGGGGCAAGCGGTGGTGGGGCTCACGAAGGAAGTGACCCTGACTGTGCATCTCGCCAACACTGGGGAAGAGTCCTACATGACCAGAATGCTGCTGACGCACCCCTCCAACCTTCAGCTGAAGAAAGTCCAACAGGTGAGCCCAGGAAGGGAAGCGGGCCTAGAGCGGGCTTTGTttttaaggaaggaagagaactcGCTTCCATTGCTGGCAGAGTTCTGGAACGCTGACAGAAGCCGGGGCGGGCCACACCACGCCGACCACCAGGCGCTCGGGTCGGGGGGACGTCGTAGAGTGTCGAGATTTTAGCCAAAACTGGGAGCCAGGCTGGGCTGCCACGCTGACGTTCCCAGGGTTCCCCCTCGCTCCCCGCCGATGACGCCGCCTGCCCCTTTTTGTGCCAACAGCCTTCCTCGGCTACAGAGGTGCAGTGCACGGATCCCACCCCTGCGCCCCCCGGCCTCGCCATGACCTGTAAGGTGGGCCACTTCGTATTCAAGAGATCACACGTGAGTTCTCTGCTGGAGGCCGGCCCCCTCCCCCGGGTTCCCCCGGTGCTGCCCGAGACCTGCTCGGGAGGCCTGCACATGCCCCCACCCTGAGCAGCCAGCCCGGAGAAAGCCCCGCCCCCTTCCCACGGACAGGCCGCGCCGTCTACAGGGCACTCACGCTCCCTTTCCTCTAAGACAGGCCAACTTTTCGATAACTTGGCAACTAGAGGAAAGCAAATTTCCCAACGAGACAGCAGAAATTGCCATTATGGTCACCAAGTAAGTACTGGGTCACGGGGCCACCTTACCGCTGATGCCAGGAGCTggctctctcctttccccaactCGGGGGGCTCAGGCCGGCCCCCTAGAGGGAGCAGGGGGGCCCCCAGGCGTCCCGGATTCGGCAGTCGTACCCGCGGGCCTCAAGAGGGTGCTTGTAGCCAGCAAGACCACCCCTGTGGCCGCCACAAGCTCTCCAGGCCTTCTAGAGGAGCCTCCTTAGTGTTTGACTTTATTCTCTTCTTGAAGAAGTGCCCAAAGATAAGGCGCCCCTTCCTTCTCCGGCCCTCTTAGATGCacggagggggagggggagggggagggcgcATCCACCGGCCGCCCCTTAGCCCGGGCCCTCCCGGGGACTTGGCAGGAAGGTCCCACTAGAAATCGGGGGAAACCACCCAAATCTACTGGCCTTTCCTTTCTTAGTGCCAACGGCCAGCCTCCGCTGAGTGAGAGACTGAAGCTCCCGGTCAAACATGCCCTGGCAGTGGTTCTTGATAAGTAAGCGGGGCTGTGGGCACTGGCAAGGCAACAAGTCGGGCTCTGGGCCTCAGCCCCGCACCTCTGCCCACTTTGgactgctgggggggggggcagggctaCTCCTCGTTTCAGACGGCCAACAACAGATCCCTCTGGGGAGCGTCAGAGGGGCCAGGCTGCCAGAGAGCAGAGGGGGCCCGCTCTCAGGAACGACCAAGGTTAGGGCCTGGAGACTCGTCAGaagtctctcctccctcctttacGGGGTTACTCGAATTGGTATCCACTGTGGATCCCGGAAGCCCCACGCCCTGACTTGACCGGAAAAAAGATGGGTTCGCTGCAGGGGGCTCTCCTGGCCCTCCCGCCCCCCCGGAGGGTGCCGCGGCCCCCAGCTCAGCTCCCTGACCGCCGACCTCTGCCGCCCGCAGACCCCCAGTGATGTACGTGGACACGGGCCGAAGCCTCTGGGAGCACCAAGAACTCCAGTTTAACGTAGGTGCGAGGGATCGCCGCGGCCCCCCTGCAGGGGCAACAGAAAGAGCCGCTCAGTGCCTTGTACTCGGGTCTCTTTTCTGCTGGCCTCGCAGGTCCGGGGGGAGAATCCCTTTGGAGCCGAGCTGGAATTACAGATTTGCGTCCCGGCCAAGAGGGGAGGTCGCGACGTCATGAAGCTAAAGAACATCACAGCAATGCAGGTACCTAAAGGCTATCCTCGCCACTCCCAGGGCGGCCATTCCGGCCGGGCCGCTCAACGCAGGGGTCCCCCTTAAGCTAGGAAAGGGGACGGATGGTGCCCGGGGccaccccccatcccccactGCCTTGGAAAACACCAATCAAAGGCTCTAACATTTGGGGGTGGCACTGCCCCACGTGTCTCTAGCTTCagctccccttcctctccctgctccctcctccctctgctTTGGGGCTGGGACTGTCCTTCTGCAGCCTTCCCAGGCACTGGCATGGCATCATGGCCCCACCTTTGCACGTGCCCCGGGGCCCTGGCAGCCCCCTTCCTCACCTACCTACGCCAATCTGCTGGCTGCTTTAAGTGCCCTAAAAACCTCAAAGAGCAGGCCTGAAGGGTAGGAAATAAGCCTTTATAGATCGGATTCCTCCAAGAGTGAAAGGGCAGATTTCATCACCTCGAGGCCAAAGCGTGACCCGAAGGGGCCGTTACACGGGCGTGTCCAAGCTCGAGTTCTCTTTAGCCGCTTCTCTGGCTCAGCCGAAGGTCTCAGAGTTCGGCCGTCACCGGAACAGGCTGTGCTTCTGCAGCAGCTCCGTGGCCGAGTCGAAGGCCAGCACCGACTGGCAGAAGGCCTCGATCTGCCGCTTGACTTGCCGCATGGCTGCGGAGGTGGCCTTCCTCTTAAAGGTCATCTCCCTCAGAACCTTGTCGGCCAGGTAATGGAGCCAGAGCACGTTGCTGTAGGGCTGGTAATGGGCCCAGTGGTTCTGGCTGTGCTTTTTCATGAGTCTATAGATGTCGAACTGATAGTCCCCCTCCCCCTGGAAGAGCTCCTGCTCCTGGGAAATGTCACAAAAGACCACCAGGCCGTCCTTCTCCAGCCGGGACAGCGTGTAGTCGATGATGTTCACGTGGATGCCGTGGGTGGCGATGGTGGCCGCCTGGCCGTTGAGCGTGTAGCCCAGCTCCTTGGCGCCCGTCCTCTTGACCAGCACGTTGCCCCAGTGCAAGTCCCGATGCTCGAAGTGGAGGGCTGCCTCGGCCACGGCCAGTGCCGCAGTAACCTGGTGCAGCAAGCTCTTGGCCGCTGCCACAGAGGGCAGCTGCTTGCGCATGTGCTCCAGGTCCACCCCCCCGAACTCGAACTCGAGCACCACGTAGAGCTGGTCGCTACCAAAGAAGTCCGGGCGCTCATTCTCGGAGCCCCGCAGGCGGTGGAAGGCGTCCCAGGCCTGGAGCAGCAGGTCTGGGTAGGAGCCCCGCACGCAGCGGGAGGCATACAGACCGATGAAGCCCTCGGTGCGGTTCAGGGTCTCCTGGGCCAGGAGGCTCAGCTCCTTGGAGATGATGATCTCGGCCAAGATCTCCCCGAAGGACTTCTGGGGGCTCCCGTTCACCGGCTGGGCGCCCTCGATGGCGATGACCTTCAGAGCGGCCGTGCGGCTGTCCAGCACGGTGCGGAACACCTCCCCGAACACGCCCTCCCCGATCTTTTCGCAGCTTTGGATCCGGTCCGGGGCCAAGTAGAGGTCGAAGGCCAGCGGGCCGTCCTGCTGGCACTCCCGGTACACCTTGTCCGCATCGGACAGCGCCGAGTCCTGGGCGGGGCTAGGGGCGGAGGCAGCTGCTGGCAGGGCCTTGTGGGGGGTCAGCAGGTACAGGGAAGAGGCGTGCCAGGGGGCGCTGCCCGGGCTGCCCGGCGGCGCATCCAAGAGCAGAAAGCTGCCGCCCGGTGTGCCAGGGGGCTGCAGCTCGGCCACCACCTTCCTCTTGTGGAAGGACAGTGAGGCGCGGGCCCGGAAGCGGCTAGGTCCAGCCCCGGTGGAGGCCCTGGCCCAGCGGGCGGAGCTGCAGCCGCTGATGCACGCCTTGCGGGCGGTGCGGTCAGGGGGTGCCCTGGGGGGCCGCTCCTTGTTCCGGGGGCGCTGGGCTGCCCTCCTGCGAAGGGGCCTCCTGGCTGGGGGCTCCTTGGCTGGGGGTGGGGCGGGGCTGAACAGGGAGGCGCTGGTGCCCAGGCTAGCTGGGGCTGGGCTGAGGTTCCGGACGGGGCTGAGGTCGGCCAGGACGCTCCTGGCCAGGCAGCTGCTGGGGCTGTGGAGGCTAGGGCGGGGCTCCTCCTCCGGCTCTAGTTcctgctccttctcctcctccgGGCCCCGGCCTGGGGTACTGCACAGCGGGGGGCCAGGCCGCCGGCCCCGCGAGCGGAGTTTCCAAGACCGCTCGGTCACGAAGGGGTGCGGCCGGTTCTCCTTGGCCGCAGCCGCCTCCgctgcctcctcttcctcctcctccaggtCCTCGCGGGGCGCCTTGGCccgcagccgccgccgccgccgcccctgCCGGGCCTCCCCCGGGGAGCCCCACGCGGGCCCCGGATCGAAGTCGGGGTCCGAGTCCGGCGCGGAGGTGGGGCTGCTGCAGCCGCTGGCGGGCTCGCAGCCAGGAGTGCCGGCGCTCAGgccgctgccgctgctgctgGAGAAGAGGCGGCGGCGCTCGCGGGGCGGGGAGAACCAGGGCGCCGCAGCCACCCGGGACCGCGCCCCGCGCCCGAGGCCCCGTCGCNNNNNNNNNNNNNNNNNNNNNNNNNNNNNNNNNNNNNNNNNNNNNNNNNNNNNNNNNNNNNNNNNNNNNNNNNNNNNNNNNNNNNNNNNNNNNNNNNNNNNNNNNNNNNNNNNNNNNNNNNNNNNNNNNNNNNNNNNNNNNNNNNNNNNNNNNNNNNNNNNNNNNNNNNNNNNNNNNNNNNNNNNNNNNNNNNNNNNNNNNNNNNNNNNNNNNNNNNNNNNNNNNNNNNNNNNNNNNNNNNNNNNNNNNNNNNNNNNNNNNNNNNNNNNNNNNNNNNNN
Protein-coding regions in this window:
- the HASPIN gene encoding serine/threonine-protein kinase haspin, encoding MTTDPASFSYGSHLQRRRLFSSSSGSGLSAGTPGCEPASGCSSPTSAPDSDPDFDPGPAWGSPGEARQGRRRRRLRAKAPREDLEEEEEEAAEAAAAKENRPHPFVTERSWKLRSRGRRPGPPLCSTPGRGPEEEKEQELEPEEEPRPSLHSPSSCLARSVLADLSPVRNLSPAPASLGTSASLFSPAPPPAKEPPARRPLRRRAAQRPRNKERPPRAPPDRTARKACISGCSSARWARASTGAGPSRFRARASLSFHKRKVVAELQPPGTPGGSFLLLDAPPGSPGSAPWHASSLYLLTPHKALPAAASAPSPAQDSALSDADKVYRECQQDGPLAFDLYLAPDRIQSCEKIGEGVFGEVFRTVLDSRTAALKVIAIEGAQPVNGSPQKSFGEILAEIIISKELSLLAQETLNRTEGFIGLYASRCVRGSYPDLLLQAWDAFHRLRGSENERPDFFGSDQLYVVLEFEFGGVDLEHMRKQLPSVAAAKSLLHQVTAALAVAEAALHFEHRDLHWGNVLVKRTGAKELGYTLNGQAATIATHGIHVNIIDYTLSRLEKDGLVVFCDISQEQELFQGEGDYQFDIYRLMKKHSQNHWAHYQPYSNVLWLHYLADKVLREMTFKRKATSAAMRQVKRQIEAFCQSVLAFDSATELLQKHSLFR